The following DNA comes from Erigeron canadensis isolate Cc75 chromosome 3, C_canadensis_v1, whole genome shotgun sequence.
TAAGCCACAGTTATATATGAAACATAATAATTCTCAAatgaatcattatatatataccgaCCTTTCGAGTTTTGGTTGTTAAAACCATTTCCCGAACCGCTTGTGCCAGATCCATTGGTATTTTTATTACCAATATTAACTCTGCAATCCCGTTTCAAGTGTCCGGATTTGCCACACTTCCAACAAGCCAAGTTAGACTTCTTGTTGGGACCAACTTTGTTAGCTTCTTGATGTTTACGTTTCCCTTCTTGTCATTATATCCGGTGGATTTTTTATGTTCCACCATATTGACTGAAGACGTGCCAGCAACATTGTTGCCTTTTGATTTGTCAATATCATGCGCCCTGAGAGATTCCTCAATACGCAAATGACTACCCAACTCAACAAGAGTTAACTCCTCCTTCTTATGTTTCAAAGAATGCTTAAATTCTTTCCACGACGGGGGGAGTTTATCAATGATACTAGAGACTTGAATAGTCTCATCCATATTCATTTTATGTTGTGTGAATTGACCAAGTATGCGAATGAGCTCATTGTATTGTTCCATGACCGGTCTAGAATCGACCATCttgtaattattaaaattactcACAAGGAACGTTTTACTAGAGGCATCCTCAGTCATATACTTGGTCTCTAAAGAGTCCCATAGTCCTTTAGCAAAAGCATGGTTTTGGTAAATATCAAAAAGAGCATCAGACATACCCTTGAGGATTAATCCACGAGCAATGTAGTCATCATTCTCCCATTTGCTCCTTTTCCGAATTTGATCAACAGTAGCATCATCACCATCTTCTGGACAAGGAGTGCTCAGCACATAAACCACCTTCATGGTGGTGAGGAGAAAGTGCATCTTCCTTTGCCATCTACGAAAATCCATTCCTTCAAACTTATCGAGCTTGGAGAAATTAGCAGTCATATGCTTCATCGTAGACGCCATTGATTTTagtaaaattgttgttttcgaTTGTTGGGGAATTTCAAGTTACAAGGGTAAGAAATCAAAAACCAGATATCTCTTTGTATCGTGATATCACTTTCCGAAAACAACAATTCGACCCTATCTGCCTGGGTTACACGAATTTTGTTTTGGGATAATACAAAGAGTAATGTTCAAGATTTTGGCAGAAATCTAGAACCCGTTCGCTAAAAAGTATTTCGTGTTTTATATCTATTTTCTCACGTATAATTCTCAAGACAGAGACACCCAAAAGTTGCAATAACTATGAACTCAATATGTGTTCTCTGTGTACTCATGCATCTCtacatgaatatatatttataagaagTTGGAAAGTCCACATGTTTAAATTAGATCACATAATATAATGAAACAAGACTTTTGTATGTGAAAATAAGGAGCTGAAAATGAAAGCATGAATATGGCATGTGAATTGATGAAGTGAAAAGTTAGCCCACAATAGCTAGCCTATATTGCTATTCATTTTCAAAGTTACTGCACATTTCACTTTTCCATGTTTCATGCAATTCAATTTTCAAAGTTGTCATTCTTGTAAATCTCATGAAAAAAACGTTACTATTATGTGATCAAAGATTGTCAATcagttattataaaattaacagCAACCATCAATTATTGCAATGCTTTCAAGGTCCGGGATGTTATTCACTCAATGGGCGTACACTCCGTACTTCCAAACCCAAAGTATCATAATCATATCCCTCAATTACACTAAATTAATAACATTGCATTGTTGTTAGGTTTCAGTAATCTTTTAGAATATATAAACCCACAAACGTATCGATTGTGAATATGCTTGTATAATTAGAACCTTCGAAGTAGTATATAATGTAGATGTAGATATAATAATGCTTTTGTGTCCAACTTCAGGTGTTTCATATCAATTCCCTATATGACTGTTGGTCAAAAATAGCTTCTAATCTGATTGTAGTGAAATTTGGTGTACctgaattttaaatttcaaacccATTGTGATCCATATCCAACTTCTTGTGGTTGAAGTATGTAAGAAGATCAAATGTATGACTATCAATGTGTGGATTGACGCTTTTGCTTGTATTGATTGACTTTTAAATCGATTTTTGGAAAACTTAAATAACACTTAAAATAGCACTATGTAGTATGTAGTTCTCCGTATGAGAAAGCCATGAGCATTTTTCTCTACATTTTCCTGTGGTCTGGGGCTCGTAGTTGTTATATGTCCGATTTTGTGACACCAAATTCCAACAATTATTTAGATTATCAAAAACAGAACGGTATACGTGCGGTGGCGATGACGGTTTGTGATGACGAGCGGTGATGGTGGCAGTAACGAATGATGGTGGAGGTGGAGATTGGTGATGATGGTGGCAAAGAAGTACCGTAGGTTATTGATATAACTTGGTTTTGATAAAATGTTACTCAAAATGTTAAATAGGCTATTCGCTATTtgcttttgctttataatatataagtacAGATATAAGTAGATACAGATTATAGCACCGTATTTCAGGTGGACATCCAACTAtatcatcatttaataaaacattaaaacatgtCCTTTTGTTTTCCTATACAGAGTGTACATATTGATCCATCGAAATTGATATCTCAATCCAAATAGCATGataaggagagaaaaaaaaaaaaaatccaccgaaaaaagttaaatactcaatattattaaaaaggaaaatctTGCAAAATATGATTTTGATTAACTTTGGATAAAATTATCAATGAATCATCCCAAGCCCAAGACCAATCCCCAGCCCAATAACCTTGTACATATCCAGTTTTGTTCTATTCCGATACAATGcaaaagcaaaaagaaaaaaaaaggcatCCATTCGATCGATGTTCTATATAAGAACGTttgatattattgttattgtatagAATAAGctagaggaaaaaaaaacaaagaaaaaaaggaaacacATAACACAATTCAAAGTAGCTTTTGTTACTAGATAATCTTCATTCCTATTCAATTTCTACTTCCAAATAATCAAAGCTTCCCCTGCCCTACCTTTATTTCTTCCTTAAATCATAACCATGGGCATGCTGCCTCAAATCATCAACAAATTTATCCGTTGGAGGGACGTCATTATTCGCCTTATCGTCACCAGCAACCGCGTCTTTAATCGCATGAGTAGTGTCCTTAGAAGCATCCCAAATGTTATCCAATGTTTTTTTAGCCATTTCTCCTATTTCTAACCCCGTTTCCATAGCTTTCACCACTCCTTGCTTTGCCGTGTCAGCCACATAACTCGACATGTCACCAccattattattgttgtaatcATTGTTGTCATCCCTTTTGCTATCGGTAAAAGTTGAAGGAGAAGATTGTGTTGTTGTAGATGTTCTCACCACGTTGACACGGTCATCTATGGGTGGCAacggtggtgatggtggcaTTCCTGATGCGGAACTTCTGATGTCATCCACTAAATTCGACTCCTATATAATTTCATCGTcataaaaattatcaaattaagTTAAGATGATATTAGTATATCCTAAACAAAATTTATCTAGACAGACATGCATGCATTTAATCTACACAATGGTGCAATGGAAGGATACATAAAGTGAGGTGTACATTTTGCGAGCAGATCAAAACGAAGTTATTTAAGAGCAATGTTATAATGACAAACTAATTACAAACACATTTCTACTGTTATACAAATTCATGAGTGACCCAATGGAAAAACGTAGTCACAGATTGTGCATTTAATAACATGaagaaaaaaatagttttacatTTGATTGGTTCATTTACTTTGCCACATGAGTTTGTAGATGTTGTTCGTAATTGGTTTGTACATTTAGCAttaattatatacaaatatgatagagtttttaagtaaaataaacaactattaaagtaaaataaataaactaataagtttttctttcactgaaaatcattgtgcatcataaaaataaaaataacagaGTATCAATttcttcgtgaatcttcgtacatcaacaaaagatcaagatctaatcttatttatcttactttaatacttgttttaaaaTACCCAATCTCATATGATAGATCTCATTAATCTTAAATCTTACATGTCAATATTCGCTCGGTTAAAATGAACACATTTAGCTTTAATTGAACTTCTATTTAATACACAAACAACTACAAAAGTGGTACCAAACAAatagaaaaacatatataatggcGTAACTTTAAAAGCTTAACTTATGTAAAGCCACTAAataagatttatcattttattacttGTCAAACAGTAAATGAATTCAGATTTTTAATTTACACATACGTATTagtcaaatattttattttattctaattGATAATTTTACCAACAAAGTAACAATCTTTCGTAATACCATGTAAATACTTTTATCTAATTGATAATTTTACCATGTACCTTTTTAGGTTGGGTGGAGACGGTAGAGAAAAAACAATTAGAGGGATAAAGCCGGAACTTAGTGGTAGATTGTTGAACAACATTTCTGTGAATGTTAATGGCCAAGAACTTTATGTGCTTTCCGTACATTATTATTGCTGCTCTAACTGGAATGGGCACCTACGTACGATATATGTGTAGATATATGATGGTTCTTTAGTTGGTATGGTGAATTGGTGATCGAGTACGTGGTtctatctatataaaaataaaaatgtgcaTACATAAAAGTTATACTGTAGATTATTGCTGGCAAGGTTTGGTCTGTATCAGCATTCAAATGATGACACGTTGTTGCTACGTGGCAATGGTGTACGTGGCTGCACCTTCATCTTTATGTGCACTTAACTTGGGCTTAATTATGacgtaatataattattaatattattagatATAAGTAAAACTTGATTGATTGTTTAtattcttaatcttaatcttaatagaATATTGTAtacactttcttttttattaagttatttaaAAGAGTAATTGTGGTGAAGTGAGATTTCacatttatatatagggtcGATCGTTTAAGTGTGAGAGACTAATAGAAAGAATTATAttgatttagtttttaaaacaaagatttatataaaaatattacatgtaTCTATATGTATGCAGGGGTCAGGGGAGGTTGAAAGTTacaattatgatttatgaataaCGTTGATTATAGATGTACGAGATTTCGTTGCCAACTTGACTTTCTCCAACCGAATAATTGAGGAAATCGGTTTACCTCATGTCCATGACCAATCCATCCAGCCAATATGATATACGTTGTAGGATTTGCATGCCGAAAAAACCCAAATATTCGGTTGTCTTATCAATTTGCTTGCATAAAGTTTTATAACATtacaagaaaattaaaaaataccaATACTCTTCTTGACACAATTAAGTACTTGCCCATCATTCACTCTTTTAATAGACTTTATTCtaattaaaacaaacaaaaattcatAAACCATCTAAACCCGACACGAGAACCggttttcaagaaaaataaagCCCATGGATCGGACCGGACCGGTTATATGAGTTCGGTCTTTTAACAATCCGGTTCTTCGGTTTTTACAGGCCAATCCACATTTTGATCACCATACTCGCATCCATCGTAGCCGCTATCGACATTTAGGTGTGTCATACAAACTAGTCTAAAATATGGACCTTGGTTGGGGTCGCTCTTTTGGTGTTTACTTTCTCGTACAAACTTTAGTTTCAATATAAATTTGTctaatatatgtttgtgtgGTGAGTGGTCCATTATGGTTAACTGCAACGTAACCTTACTTTTGGGTTGAGTGATTCAGTTTATCCAAAATGATACAATTATGGAGCTCTGTAGAGTTGAATACGACACACAATTAGCTGGAATAACTGGGTTTAGTAAGGCAGAATGCTGatacataaagaaaatataaataaaaaatcactAGGCTGAACACAATGAATTAGGTGGTTACGATGATCCTTGTGGTCGAGTGGTCGACCTACATCCACTGGCACAACCAAACCAGTAGCTATGGACCATCAACCTTCACCAAACATCTCTTGGCAGAACATTCCAAGAACATTCAAATCCTTTATTCTTGACCTGGGGAACAAGATCAACATTACGATCATGTTCCTAGTGCGGGGAAATCAGATGTTTGCATTTCAATAGAACCATTTAAAATGTATGGTCAACGGAAATGCTAGTCTTTCGGAATTAAAAGTAACCGAGTTAACCTCAATAACAATTCGAACGTTCAAAGACTTTTGAATGAACTATCTGGCTAATAACAGATGAGACGTCAATATATAACTGAGAAGATAACAGATAAGACATTAGTATTTCACTTAAAAGATGCTCTTTACAAGATGATACAGAACAACAAAAGAACATTATAGGCTATATTACATCTAGCAGCAAATAAACCAGTCTATATAACAAGAAAACAACTATATAATGAACTTAATATAACTTCAATGAAAGACTTCTATAATTATTACTTTacacttgatacttgatacctGAAACTAACATTCAACGGAAACTTTCTTCTGAAATCACCTGCTGCGGCTATGGTTATGGCCTAGTTCTGCAACCCCATCGAGCCATAACACAACCTGGTCAATCGAAGGTCTCCTTCTAGGATCCTGATCCAAACATTTGCAAGCTATGCCCAAAACTTCCAGCATTTGAGTCTCACAACTTTTATCCCatatcaataaatcaaatatttcAGCATATCTACTTTCGAGTTTCATCTGGAACACCCATGAAACCAAATCCCTGCAGTTCTTCCCCTTACCAACTTCAACTGGTCGTCTGGCTGTAATGAGTTCAAGAAGAACAACACCAAAGCTGTAAACATCACCCTTAAAAGTTGCAGAAAGTGTCTGACCGTATTCGGGTGGAATGTACCCCAACGTTCCTACTAAATCAGTAGTTACATGTGTGTCATATGGGCATAACAATCTTGAGAGCCCAAAATCAGCTAAATGAGCCTTGAATCTCTCATCAAGTAGGATATTGCTTGTTTTGATGTCACGGTGGATTATTTTGGACTCATTATGTAAATATGCTAATCCCTGCGCAGCTCCTTTTGCTATCTTCAACCTTGTTCGCCATTTCAATGGTGGTTCTTCATCAACCCGTTCATGCAGCCAATAATCCAAACTTCCGTTTTCCATGTAAGAGTAGATCAATAGTCTGTCATTGCCATACTTGCAATACCCTTTAAGCGAAACCAGGTTCTTGTGTTGGGCTCTCGAAAGGGCTTCTACTTCAGCATGAAATTCTCGGTCCATTTGCCCACAATCACCTGAGAGTCTCTTGATAGCtgcttttgacccatttggaAGATTGGCTTTGTAAACGAGGCCGAATCCACCGCATCCAATTATGTTAGATTGACTGAAATTATTCGTTGCTTCTACTACGTCTGTAACCGTGAGATCCTTGCAACCAGATGTCGGGAAAAGAACCAGCTTTGAAGCATTAAACACAccagacaatccatttgtcctgtTATCAGTCTCATCCTCCAAATCCCCAATTAGTTGCCCATGTTTCCTTCTCGacatttttatgattatgattGTTAGCAAAATTGCAATTCCAGCTCCAACACCAAGTACGATTCCAAATATACTGTTCCGTCCCAATTTTCTACTGGAATTGGATCGTATAGGTGGAACTGTATTCACACTGCAAGGAGAAAGGGATTCCCCACAAAGTCCAGAATTTCCTTCAAAACTCGAGCTCGGGAATCCTGAGAACTGAGTTCCTGTAGGGATAGGACCCTCCAAGTGATTATTAGCAACACGGAACATTGAAAGAAAGGAGAGCTTGTTCAGTGAAGCTGGGATCGATCCATGAAGATTGTTTGATGACAAATCAAGAACTTCTAAGTTTCCCATCTCTGAAATCGTGCTCGGGATTGTCCCAGACAAGTTGTTGTTGCTTAAATCTAACACATGAAGCTGTATTAACTTCCCAACTTCTGGTAAAATCGTCCCATTTATTTTGTTGTGGCTGAGATATAGTGATGGAGGAAAGCTCAAAACTTGATTGTACTGAAGACCTTTAACACTATCATTTCTCTTGACGTACAATGGGATTCCAGTAGCTGATCCAAGAATTGAAGAACTAAAGTTCAAAGAAACGAGGCTCTTCAATTCGGTCAAACTTTTAGGTAGTGGACCACTAAGTGAATTGTTCGAGATATCCAAGTAAAAGAGCCTCTCCATTTGACCAATCCAAGAAGGGATGGCACCGTCCAAGTGATTCCAAGACAAGTCGAGAACTTCTAGTTTTGGACAACCAAGTAACCAATTTGGGATTTGACCTTTCAGAGCACAATTTGCAATTGCCAAGACCATTAATTGGTCAAACCCGTTCACACTGACAGGAAGTTCTTCCCCATGGAAGTTTTTGGTGAGAATAAGAGTGCTGAGATTCTTGCACTTTTGTAAAACCGATATAGCATGTGGTAAATTAGTGATCCCATTGCCAGAAAAAGAAAGATACGAAAGGTTGGAAAGGTTTGTGTAGCTAACAGGAACTTCACCATATAATTTGTTTTTGGCAAGGTTCAAGATTCTCAGATCATGGCACTTAGAAAGTGAGCTTGGCAATAAACCATTAAAATGATTACTACCAAAATCAAGGATGCACAAATTAGTCAACTTGGAGAAATCGATACCTAAGGTACCCGATAACGAATTGTTACGAAGATCAAGTATCTTTAGCCTAGAGCATGCTTCTATAGTGGAAGGTAATTCTCCTAAGAATGAATTTGAGTGTGCATTAAGCTGTTCTAAATGTGTTAAGTTCCCAAATACATTAGGCAGTGGACCAACAAATTGATTCCCAGATATAACTAATGATTCGAGATTCGAAAGCTTACTGAGTTTCGTGCTTAGCTGGCCCGAGAAGTTGTTGGAAGCAAGAGACAGATGTTTCAGGGATGAAAATGAGTACACAAACTCAGGGAGATCACCCGTAAATGAATTCGAATCAAGACGCAGTTCTTGAATAGACTTGCCACAGTTCTTAAAGCCTTCAAGATTGCCAGTAAGATGATTCATTGATAAATCAAGAAACTGAAGGTTCTTGGAGCAAATTTGTGAATTAAATTCACCCGAAAACGAATTGTTGCTCAAGTTGAATGCAATCAGATTGGGGAATTCCCCAACCCCTAACAACTCCCCACTCAGATAATTATTTGACACATTGaaaaattcaagatttttcaaatttgacaAATTTTTTGGCAATTCtccttttaattcattaaaggaaAAATCAAGAGACTTCAAATTCTCTAAACGAGATATCGAACTCGAAATGACTCCCTTTAGACCTTTTGCAGACAACCTCAACATTGTCACTCTAGTTGACACTTTTGACATATTTTTGGCCTCACTTTCACAAATAACACCATCCCAATGACAACAATTGCCATCACTTGACCAAGATGTAAGTACTGACTCATTTTTGAAACTTGCAGCAAATTCCTTTAAAGCTAACAAATCATCTGGATGACAAGTTTGGCCTAAGGTTGATTCAACACTCAAAAATGAGCTCAAaagaaaaccaaacaaaaatacCCAATTGATAAAACCCATTTTCTTAACAATACCCAATTGCTAAATTACAAGATAAATACATCCCTAATCTTTACAAACTTCCAAAATTAGCAACAAATGAGAAGCCTAAAAAGTTACCAAATTTCTATACTATAAGATCAAACTGCAAAATGCAGACTAAAAGGGGGATGAAATGTAAAGCTGCAAAACCCTAATAAGAAAGACAAAATGCATATAATGGTGATCAAATAGAGAGAACCCAAATCCCCAAAACCTCAAGAACAGGAAAAAAGGGATTGAAACTGAAAGACTAAAGAGTAAAGATTAAAGAAAACCTTGTAATTGAAGCAACCCAAGAAACACTCAATGACACATGAATGAAAGGTAGGGGCTTTAAATGATTCTTGAAAAAACAACCCACAAAAACAAAGTGATGAATATGTCAAAAAGAGAGTAAAATTAATAGTACCTCTTAAGACTTAAAAAGAGTGTTTGAATCAACTTGTAAATGAAGGAACAAAAGTAGACAACAGTAATAATAATGTGTtggctttttattttattttatatactatCAAACAAGTGGTGAGCATTTCAAACTTGATACTACGGAGTATAAGAAAAGGTGTCGCCTTTTTTCTTCATTTGGGGTTACATATAGAAAGAGTGTTAAACCATGAGCTATTGGTTAGGATTAGGCGTTTATATATTCAGTCGTGTTtaaactttattaaataaacACTTTGAATATTAATGAAATGATCATAAAATATCTTGATTAAGATGTATAAATCAGATTTTTTTATATACGAAAAAAAGTATTCGCGCGTTATGACGGTGAGATGGTAAGGGTGATTGATCATAGAGTATGacaggtcataggaggtgataggttatagagtgtaatagtcaaatgccttaaccgtacggctccgtcctcggatttaaaaattcgtcgaaagtatatcgaataagctctctaatgaaagaacatgaaattttatgaacaccaatataatttttataatttatcgatgtacggtttccgatataaaagattttgaataaattagaaaaataaaatgatttatgaaagatgaagaaaaaaaatgagtaattTAAATGTGAGAAGAGAGATGAAAATGATTGgatgaaaagttgaaaatttgaaaaaattttgACAAGAACAaatactttataatgtagtagagattaAACAAACTCACATTTCCCTTTCAACTTTATTACCTTTGAAATACTCAAAATATCgttaataatataactaacgTTATTTATGAGCCTATTGAATACTTAGTATACACCTAATGAAATTTGTTCACAATATCTATATCTGagttcttaaaataattactctttacttttatattaataacctaCACTATCCACCGCCAATACTTATACTACTCATCAAGAATTACACTATTCATATAAGTCTTTCTGTTAAACAATTATTACAAACATATGACGTCGTCATCTTCAAACTTAAAGCATCTCCAAtggtaaaatatgaaaaactttTTTGGCAAAATATGAAGAGTATGTAAGAGGTTTTTTATTATAACAAATATAGGTTAAAGAAATAGTCAATAGGTTAGtaaataataagtttttcattttctctttca
Coding sequences within:
- the LOC122593139 gene encoding phytosulfokine receptor 2 produces the protein MGFINWVFLFGFLLSSFLSVESTLGQTCHPDDLLALKEFAASFKNESVLTSWSSDGNCCHWDGVICESEAKNMSKVSTRVTMLRLSAKGLKGVISSSISRLENLKSLDFSFNELKGELPKNLSNLKNLEFFNVSNNYLSGELLGVGEFPNLIAFNLSNNSFSGEFNSQICSKNLQFLDLSMNHLTGNLEGFKNCGKSIQELRLDSNSFTGDLPEFVYSFSSLKHLSLASNNFSGQLSTKLSKLSNLESLVISGNQFVGPLPNVFGNLTHLEQLNAHSNSFLGELPSTIEACSRLKILDLRNNSLSGTLGIDFSKLTNLCILDFGSNHFNGLLPSSLSKCHDLRILNLAKNKLYGEVPVSYTNLSNLSYLSFSGNGITNLPHAISVLQKCKNLSTLILTKNFHGEELPVSVNGFDQLMVLAIANCALKGQIPNWLLGCPKLEVLDLSWNHLDGAIPSWIGQMERLFYLDISNNSLSGPLPKSLTELKSLVSLNFSSSILGSATGIPLYVKRNDSVKGLQYNQVLSFPPSLYLSHNKINGTILPEVGKLIQLHVLDLSNNNLSGTIPSTISEMGNLEVLDLSSNNLHGSIPASLNKLSFLSMFRVANNHLEGPIPTGTQFSGFPSSSFEGNSGLCGESLSPCSVNTVPPIRSNSSRKLGRNSIFGIVLGVGAGIAILLTIIIIKMSRRKHGQLIGDLEDETDNRTNGLSGVFNASKLVLFPTSGCKDLTVTDVVEATNNFSQSNIIGCGGFGLVYKANLPNGSKAAIKRLSGDCGQMDREFHAEVEALSRAQHKNLVSLKGYCKYGNDRLLIYSYMENGSLDYWLHERVDEEPPLKWRTRLKIAKGAAQGLAYLHNESKIIHRDIKTSNILLDERFKAHLADFGLSRLLCPYDTHVTTDLVGTLGYIPPEYGQTLSATFKGDVYSFGVVLLELITARRPVEVGKGKNCRDLVSWVFQMKLESRYAEIFDLLIWDKSCETQMLEVLGIACKCLDQDPRRRPSIDQVVLWLDGVAELGHNHSRSR